One stretch of Tenacibaculum sp. MAR_2010_89 DNA includes these proteins:
- a CDS encoding ABC transporter substrate-binding protein — protein MIVSSFMPAVTQMIYDMGLQNYLNGITFECPKIALKEKEVAVRYKLEGKELTSKEITDIFSRTKAEGGTLYYVDEPILKSISPDLIFTQDVCDVCQIDTESVAKSAYKLAKHPKLVSITPNSLEDVFNNALTIAREMNQESIGINYVNGLKERIYNIVDIQRIHKIQSKSVLLLEWIDPLFNCGHWIPHQIGYAGGVDLLSHPSGDSIVISWDKIVKYNPEVLIIAPCGYGIKRTLEDMKFLEDKKEWNTLRAVKNKKVYIADFAMFTQSSASTLVDGIECLAQMIHPNHYTIADELKVKFSNYYS, from the coding sequence CCAGCAGTAACCCAAATGATTTACGACATGGGGTTGCAAAATTATTTAAATGGAATAACTTTTGAATGCCCTAAAATAGCATTAAAAGAAAAAGAAGTTGCTGTTCGATATAAATTAGAAGGAAAGGAATTAACCAGTAAAGAAATAACTGATATTTTTTCAAGAACTAAAGCTGAAGGAGGTACTTTGTACTATGTAGATGAACCTATTCTTAAGAGTATATCGCCTGACCTTATTTTTACGCAAGATGTATGTGATGTTTGTCAAATAGATACAGAATCTGTTGCAAAATCAGCTTACAAGTTAGCGAAGCACCCAAAATTAGTTTCAATAACACCAAACTCTTTAGAAGATGTTTTTAATAATGCTTTGACTATTGCAAGAGAAATGAACCAAGAAAGTATTGGAATTAATTATGTAAACGGATTAAAAGAAAGAATATATAATATTGTAGATATTCAAAGGATACATAAAATACAATCTAAAAGTGTATTATTATTAGAATGGATTGACCCTTTGTTTAATTGCGGACACTGGATTCCTCATCAAATAGGATATGCTGGAGGGGTAGATTTATTATCACATCCATCTGGAGATAGTATAGTTATTTCTTGGGATAAAATTGTTAAGTATAATCCTGAAGTGTTAATTATAGCACCTTGTGGTTATGGAATAAAAAGAACTCTTGAAGATATGAAGTTTTTAGAAGATAAAAAAGAATGGAATACTTTAAGAGCAGTGAAAAATAAAAAGGTATACATTGCTGATTTTGCTATGTTTACTCAATCATCAGCAAGTACTTTAGTAGATGGTATAGAGTGTTTGGCCCAAATGATTCACCCTAATCATTATACTATTGCTGATGAGTTAAAAGTTAAATTTTCAAATTATTACAGCTAA